One window of the Micropterus dolomieu isolate WLL.071019.BEF.003 ecotype Adirondacks linkage group LG08, ASM2129224v1, whole genome shotgun sequence genome contains the following:
- the tfcp2 gene encoding transcription factor CP2 isoform X2 produces MAWALKLPLTDEVIESGLVQDFDASLSGIGQELGAGAYSMSDVLALPIFKQEESNLPPDNDNKILPFQYVLCAATSPAVKLHDETLTYLNQGQSYEIRMLDNRKIGELPEITGKMVKSIIRVVFHDRRLQYTEHQQLEGWRWNRPGDRILDLDIPMSVGIIDPRANPTQLNTVEFLWDPSKRTSVFIQVHCISTEFTMRKHGGEKGVPFRIQIDTFKENENEEYTEHLHSASCQVKVFKPKGADRKQKTDREKMEKRAPQEKEKYQPSYETTILTECCPWPEVTYVSNSPSPGFNSTHNSFPVVEGNGSPNHQPEPVVQVADNLLPTATPQEAQQWLLRNRFSPFCRLFTNFSGGDLLKLTREDVIQICGPADGIRLFNALKGRVVRPRLTIYVCQESQQAREHQPKHENGEAAANTFFVYHAIYLEELTSAELTEKIAQLFNISSRQINQIFKQGPTGIHVLVSDEMIQNFQDEVCFVLDTMKDDTNDGYHIILK; encoded by the exons ATGGCGTGGGCTTTGAAGTTGCCTCTCACTGATGAAGTGATTGAGTCTGGACTGGTCCAGGACTTTGATGCCAGTCTCTCGGGCATTGGCCAGGAGCTAGGTGCTGGGGCATATAGCATGAG CGACGTACTCGCGCTCCCCATCTTCAAGCAGGAGGAGTCCAACCTGCCTCCAGACAATGACAACAAGATCCTCCCCTTTCAGTATGTTCTGTGTGCAGCTACCTCACCAGCCGTTAAACTGCATGATGAAACACTCACCTACCTCAACCAAG GCCAATCCTATGAAATTAGAATGCTTGACAATCGGAAAATTGGGGAACTTCCGGAAATCACTGGTAAAATGGTGAAG AGCATCATCCGTGTGGTGTTTCATGACCGACGACTTCAGTACACAGAGCACCAGCAGCTGGAAGGATGGCGCTGGAACAGGCCTGGGGATCGCATCCTTGACCTGG ATATCCCCATGTCCGTCGGCATAATCGACCCCAGGGCTAACCCTACTCAGCTTAACACTGTGGAGTTCCTTTGGGACCCATCAAAAAGAACCTCAGTTTTTATCCAG GTACACTGCATCAGCACAGAATTCACCATGCGCAAGCATGGAGGAGAAAAGGGTGTGCCTTTCCGCATCCAGATCGACACGTTTAAAGAAAATGAGAATGAAGAGTATACAGAACACCTCCACTCTGCCTCCTGCCAGGTCAAAGTCTTCAAG CCTAAAGGTGCGGACAGAAAgcagaagacagacagggagaagaTGGAGAAGAGGGCACCACAGGAAAAGGAAAAGTACCAGCCATCCTATGAAACCACAATCCTGACCGAG TGCTGTCCCTGGCCTGAGGTCACATATGTCAGCAACTCTCCATCTCCTGGCTTCAACAGCACACACAACAGCTTCCCAGTTGTGGAAGG AAATGGATCACCAAACCACCAGCCTGAGCCTGTTGTTCAGGTTGCGGAT AATTTACTGCCCACAGCAACTCCGCAGGAGGCACAACAGTGGCTTTTAAGAAACCGCTTCTCCCCCTTCTGTCGGCTCTTTACCAACTTCTCAG GGGGAGACCTGTTGAAGCTGACCAGGGAGGATGTCATTCAGATCTGTGGGCCAGCTGATGGTATAAGACTCTTCAATGCACTGAAGGGACG GGTGGTACGGCCGAGGCTGACCATCTACGTTTGCCAGGAGTCTCAGCAGGCACGGGAACACCAGCCGAAACATGAAAATGGAGAAGCCGCCGCCAACACATTCTTTG TATATCACGCAATTTACCTGGAGGAACTCACATCTGCTGAGCTGACAGAGAAGATCGCTCAGCTCTTCAACATTTCATCCAGACAGATAAATCAGATCTTTAAACAGGGTCCCACTGGCATCCATGTACTGGTTAGTGATGAG ATGATCCAGAACTTCCAAGAtgaagtatgttttgttttggacaCAATGAAAG aTGACACAAATGATGGCTACCACATCATCTTGAAGTGA
- the tfcp2 gene encoding transcription factor CP2 isoform X1, which yields MAWALKLPLTDEVIESGLVQDFDASLSGIGQELGAGAYSMSDVLALPIFKQEESNLPPDNDNKILPFQYVLCAATSPAVKLHDETLTYLNQGQSYEIRMLDNRKIGELPEITGKMVKSIIRVVFHDRRLQYTEHQQLEGWRWNRPGDRILDLDIPMSVGIIDPRANPTQLNTVEFLWDPSKRTSVFIQVHCISTEFTMRKHGGEKGVPFRIQIDTFKENENEEYTEHLHSASCQVKVFKPKGADRKQKTDREKMEKRAPQEKEKYQPSYETTILTECCPWPEVTYVSNSPSPGFNSTHNSFPVVEGNGSPNHQPEPVVQVADVSTVVQVVDNLLPTATPQEAQQWLLRNRFSPFCRLFTNFSGGDLLKLTREDVIQICGPADGIRLFNALKGRVVRPRLTIYVCQESQQAREHQPKHENGEAAANTFFVYHAIYLEELTSAELTEKIAQLFNISSRQINQIFKQGPTGIHVLVSDEMIQNFQDEVCFVLDTMKDDTNDGYHIILK from the exons ATGGCGTGGGCTTTGAAGTTGCCTCTCACTGATGAAGTGATTGAGTCTGGACTGGTCCAGGACTTTGATGCCAGTCTCTCGGGCATTGGCCAGGAGCTAGGTGCTGGGGCATATAGCATGAG CGACGTACTCGCGCTCCCCATCTTCAAGCAGGAGGAGTCCAACCTGCCTCCAGACAATGACAACAAGATCCTCCCCTTTCAGTATGTTCTGTGTGCAGCTACCTCACCAGCCGTTAAACTGCATGATGAAACACTCACCTACCTCAACCAAG GCCAATCCTATGAAATTAGAATGCTTGACAATCGGAAAATTGGGGAACTTCCGGAAATCACTGGTAAAATGGTGAAG AGCATCATCCGTGTGGTGTTTCATGACCGACGACTTCAGTACACAGAGCACCAGCAGCTGGAAGGATGGCGCTGGAACAGGCCTGGGGATCGCATCCTTGACCTGG ATATCCCCATGTCCGTCGGCATAATCGACCCCAGGGCTAACCCTACTCAGCTTAACACTGTGGAGTTCCTTTGGGACCCATCAAAAAGAACCTCAGTTTTTATCCAG GTACACTGCATCAGCACAGAATTCACCATGCGCAAGCATGGAGGAGAAAAGGGTGTGCCTTTCCGCATCCAGATCGACACGTTTAAAGAAAATGAGAATGAAGAGTATACAGAACACCTCCACTCTGCCTCCTGCCAGGTCAAAGTCTTCAAG CCTAAAGGTGCGGACAGAAAgcagaagacagacagggagaagaTGGAGAAGAGGGCACCACAGGAAAAGGAAAAGTACCAGCCATCCTATGAAACCACAATCCTGACCGAG TGCTGTCCCTGGCCTGAGGTCACATATGTCAGCAACTCTCCATCTCCTGGCTTCAACAGCACACACAACAGCTTCCCAGTTGTGGAAGG AAATGGATCACCAAACCACCAGCCTGAGCCTGTTGTTCAGGTTGCGGATGTAAGTACCGTTGTTCAGGTAGTTGAT AATTTACTGCCCACAGCAACTCCGCAGGAGGCACAACAGTGGCTTTTAAGAAACCGCTTCTCCCCCTTCTGTCGGCTCTTTACCAACTTCTCAG GGGGAGACCTGTTGAAGCTGACCAGGGAGGATGTCATTCAGATCTGTGGGCCAGCTGATGGTATAAGACTCTTCAATGCACTGAAGGGACG GGTGGTACGGCCGAGGCTGACCATCTACGTTTGCCAGGAGTCTCAGCAGGCACGGGAACACCAGCCGAAACATGAAAATGGAGAAGCCGCCGCCAACACATTCTTTG TATATCACGCAATTTACCTGGAGGAACTCACATCTGCTGAGCTGACAGAGAAGATCGCTCAGCTCTTCAACATTTCATCCAGACAGATAAATCAGATCTTTAAACAGGGTCCCACTGGCATCCATGTACTGGTTAGTGATGAG ATGATCCAGAACTTCCAAGAtgaagtatgttttgttttggacaCAATGAAAG aTGACACAAATGATGGCTACCACATCATCTTGAAGTGA
- the pou6f1 gene encoding POU domain, class 6, transcription factor 1 isoform X2, whose product MNSQDLPAKDAPLTVNEQVIVMSGQETIRVLEVEVDASLPSSVPDGMSEGKAEEGVAQPAEQPEAGSTQDGPSVSQSHGGVVLGEQQVVSIEAPAPAVQTLTPAVPVSLSLPQPQAAMPITVQGCPQVLTQESLATLMTGMMAQTGSLGQPLLIPLSMAGAIGGQGGLAVLTLPTTNVATLPGFATANAAGNLLKLPFAGLQAATVLNSVQPQLHTNAHTMFQPQAASIQPVQVTSQPTHVTNAQVTAAQVAAAQATTATTTVSQSNISVAALQTAGLSINPAIINAASLGAQPQFLSSLTSTPIITSAMSNMAGITSQIITNAQGQVIGTLPLFLNQASLAGGAATSTLPLQGLQVQTVTPQLLLNTQGQIIATVGNGPATVATSTAVLPKAAAPSTLTKSNTQASVTTVNQSPVVIAPQPSLLKAATNLSSTVPITCGDMAKVGQLVSKPQQVVSSEDGINLEEIREFAKNFKIRRLSLGLTQTQVGQALTATEGPAYSQSAICRFEKLDITPKSAQKLKPVLEKWLAEAEHWNQKGQQNLMEFVGGEPSKKRKRRTSFTPQAIEVLNSYFEKNALPTGQEITEIARELNYDREVVRVWFCNRRQTLKNTSKINVFQVQ is encoded by the exons ATGAACTCTCAGGATCTCCCTGCCAAAGATGCCCCACTTACTGTCAATGAGCAG GTCATTGTGATGTCTGGCCAAGAGACTATTCGTGTGCTAGAGGTAGAAGTCGATGCGTCTCTGCCATCGTCAGTACCTGATGGGATGAGCGAAGGCAAAGCTGAGGAGGGAGTGGCTCAGCCTGCAGAGCAACCTGAGGCTGGCAGCACACAGGATGGCCCCAGTGTGTCCCAGAGCCACGGGGGAGTAG TGCTGGGTGAGCAGCAGGTGGTGTCTATAGAGGCTCCTGCCCCTGCAGTCCAAACGCTGACTCCTGCTGTTCCCGTCAGTTTGTCCCTGCCACAACCCCAGGCCGCCATGCCCATTACTGTACAGGGCTGTCCACAG GTCCTGACCCAGGAAAGTTTGGCCACTCTGATGACTGGGATGATGGCCCAGACAGGGTCCCTGGGGCAGCCCCTACTCATCCCCCTCAGTATGGCGGGCGCCATCGGTGGCCAGGGTGGTCTGGCTGTTCTCACTTTGCCTACCACCAATGTAGCTACTCTCCCTGGGTTTGCAACAGCTAACGCGGCTGGAAACCTCCTTAAACTGCCCTTTGCTGGCCTCCAAG CTGCGACAGTCCTGAACTCGGTCCAGCCCCAActgcacacaaatgcacacacgaTGTTCCAGCCTCAAGCAGCTTCCATACAGCCAGTACAGGTGACGTCTCAGCCAACACATGTGACCAATGCACAGGTCACCGCTGCTCAGGTGGCGGCAGCCCAGGCGACCACGGCCACCACTACTGTCTCTCAGTCCAACATATCTGTAGCAGCACTCCAGACTGCCGGACTCTCCATCAATCCTGCCATT ATCAATGCTGCTTCCTTGGGAGCTCAGCCCCAGTTCCTCAGttccctcacctccactcccaTCATCACTAGTGCCATGTCCAACATGGCTGGCATCaccagccagatcatcacaaatgCCCAGGGACAG GTCATAGGAACCCTCCCGCTGTTTTTGAACCAAGCCTCTCTGGCTGGAGGGGCCGCGACATCCACCCTCCCCCTCCAGGGTCTCCAGGTCCAGACTGTCACCCCACAGCTGCTTCTCAACACCCAGGGCCAGATCATTGCCACAGTAGGGAATGGACCTGCAACGGTTGCAACTTCTACTGCAGTTCTACCCAAAGCTGCTGCTCCATCAACACTTACCAAATCTAACACACAG GCTTCGGTAACAACTGTCAATCAGTCACCAGTTGTCATCGCCCCACAGCCGTCTCTACTGAAGGCCGCCACCAATCTCTCCTCCACAGTACCTATCACCTGTGGAGACATGGCAAAAGTGGGCCAGCTTGTCAGCA AACCCCAGCAGGTAGTCAGCAGCGAGGACGGCATTAATCTGGAGGAAATTCGAGAGTTTGCCAAGAATTTCAAGATCCGTCGGCTCTCCTTGGGGCTTACTCAGACACAAGTAGGGCAGGCTCTAACTGCAACTGAGGGTCCGGCCTACAGCCAGTCTGCTATTTGCAG GTTTGAAAAGCTGGATATCACCCCAAAGAGTGCTCAGAAGCTGAAGCCGGTGTTGGAGAAATGGCTGGCTGAAGCGGAGCACTGGAATCAGAAAGGCCAGCAGAATCTGATGGAGTTTGTTGGTGGTGAACCATCCAAAAAACGCAAGCGGCGTACTAGTTTCACACCGCAGGCAATAGAAGTTCTTAACTCCTATTTTGAGAAGAATGCATTGCCAACAGGCCAAGAGATTACAGAAATTGCAAGAGAGCTAAACTATGACCGAGAGGTTGTGCGAGTATGGTTCTGCAACCGACGACAGACACTAAAAAACACGAGCAAGATCAATGTCTTCCAGGTTCAGTAG
- the pou6f1 gene encoding POU domain, class 6, transcription factor 1 isoform X1: MKNARKTETVVVQPAMNSQDLPAKDAPLTVNEQVIVMSGQETIRVLEVEVDASLPSSVPDGMSEGKAEEGVAQPAEQPEAGSTQDGPSVSQSHGGVVLGEQQVVSIEAPAPAVQTLTPAVPVSLSLPQPQAAMPITVQGCPQVLTQESLATLMTGMMAQTGSLGQPLLIPLSMAGAIGGQGGLAVLTLPTTNVATLPGFATANAAGNLLKLPFAGLQAATVLNSVQPQLHTNAHTMFQPQAASIQPVQVTSQPTHVTNAQVTAAQVAAAQATTATTTVSQSNISVAALQTAGLSINPAIINAASLGAQPQFLSSLTSTPIITSAMSNMAGITSQIITNAQGQVIGTLPLFLNQASLAGGAATSTLPLQGLQVQTVTPQLLLNTQGQIIATVGNGPATVATSTAVLPKAAAPSTLTKSNTQASVTTVNQSPVVIAPQPSLLKAATNLSSTVPITCGDMAKVGQLVSKPQQVVSSEDGINLEEIREFAKNFKIRRLSLGLTQTQVGQALTATEGPAYSQSAICRFEKLDITPKSAQKLKPVLEKWLAEAEHWNQKGQQNLMEFVGGEPSKKRKRRTSFTPQAIEVLNSYFEKNALPTGQEITEIARELNYDREVVRVWFCNRRQTLKNTSKINVFQVQ; the protein is encoded by the exons ATGAAG AATGCCAGGAAGACAGAGACTGTGGTGGTGCAGCCAGCCATGAACTCTCAGGATCTCCCTGCCAAAGATGCCCCACTTACTGTCAATGAGCAG GTCATTGTGATGTCTGGCCAAGAGACTATTCGTGTGCTAGAGGTAGAAGTCGATGCGTCTCTGCCATCGTCAGTACCTGATGGGATGAGCGAAGGCAAAGCTGAGGAGGGAGTGGCTCAGCCTGCAGAGCAACCTGAGGCTGGCAGCACACAGGATGGCCCCAGTGTGTCCCAGAGCCACGGGGGAGTAG TGCTGGGTGAGCAGCAGGTGGTGTCTATAGAGGCTCCTGCCCCTGCAGTCCAAACGCTGACTCCTGCTGTTCCCGTCAGTTTGTCCCTGCCACAACCCCAGGCCGCCATGCCCATTACTGTACAGGGCTGTCCACAG GTCCTGACCCAGGAAAGTTTGGCCACTCTGATGACTGGGATGATGGCCCAGACAGGGTCCCTGGGGCAGCCCCTACTCATCCCCCTCAGTATGGCGGGCGCCATCGGTGGCCAGGGTGGTCTGGCTGTTCTCACTTTGCCTACCACCAATGTAGCTACTCTCCCTGGGTTTGCAACAGCTAACGCGGCTGGAAACCTCCTTAAACTGCCCTTTGCTGGCCTCCAAG CTGCGACAGTCCTGAACTCGGTCCAGCCCCAActgcacacaaatgcacacacgaTGTTCCAGCCTCAAGCAGCTTCCATACAGCCAGTACAGGTGACGTCTCAGCCAACACATGTGACCAATGCACAGGTCACCGCTGCTCAGGTGGCGGCAGCCCAGGCGACCACGGCCACCACTACTGTCTCTCAGTCCAACATATCTGTAGCAGCACTCCAGACTGCCGGACTCTCCATCAATCCTGCCATT ATCAATGCTGCTTCCTTGGGAGCTCAGCCCCAGTTCCTCAGttccctcacctccactcccaTCATCACTAGTGCCATGTCCAACATGGCTGGCATCaccagccagatcatcacaaatgCCCAGGGACAG GTCATAGGAACCCTCCCGCTGTTTTTGAACCAAGCCTCTCTGGCTGGAGGGGCCGCGACATCCACCCTCCCCCTCCAGGGTCTCCAGGTCCAGACTGTCACCCCACAGCTGCTTCTCAACACCCAGGGCCAGATCATTGCCACAGTAGGGAATGGACCTGCAACGGTTGCAACTTCTACTGCAGTTCTACCCAAAGCTGCTGCTCCATCAACACTTACCAAATCTAACACACAG GCTTCGGTAACAACTGTCAATCAGTCACCAGTTGTCATCGCCCCACAGCCGTCTCTACTGAAGGCCGCCACCAATCTCTCCTCCACAGTACCTATCACCTGTGGAGACATGGCAAAAGTGGGCCAGCTTGTCAGCA AACCCCAGCAGGTAGTCAGCAGCGAGGACGGCATTAATCTGGAGGAAATTCGAGAGTTTGCCAAGAATTTCAAGATCCGTCGGCTCTCCTTGGGGCTTACTCAGACACAAGTAGGGCAGGCTCTAACTGCAACTGAGGGTCCGGCCTACAGCCAGTCTGCTATTTGCAG GTTTGAAAAGCTGGATATCACCCCAAAGAGTGCTCAGAAGCTGAAGCCGGTGTTGGAGAAATGGCTGGCTGAAGCGGAGCACTGGAATCAGAAAGGCCAGCAGAATCTGATGGAGTTTGTTGGTGGTGAACCATCCAAAAAACGCAAGCGGCGTACTAGTTTCACACCGCAGGCAATAGAAGTTCTTAACTCCTATTTTGAGAAGAATGCATTGCCAACAGGCCAAGAGATTACAGAAATTGCAAGAGAGCTAAACTATGACCGAGAGGTTGTGCGAGTATGGTTCTGCAACCGACGACAGACACTAAAAAACACGAGCAAGATCAATGTCTTCCAGGTTCAGTAG
- the pou6f1 gene encoding POU domain, class 6, transcription factor 1 isoform X3: protein MSGQETIRVLEVEVDASLPSSVPDGMSEGKAEEGVAQPAEQPEAGSTQDGPSVSQSHGGVVLGEQQVVSIEAPAPAVQTLTPAVPVSLSLPQPQAAMPITVQGCPQVLTQESLATLMTGMMAQTGSLGQPLLIPLSMAGAIGGQGGLAVLTLPTTNVATLPGFATANAAGNLLKLPFAGLQAATVLNSVQPQLHTNAHTMFQPQAASIQPVQVTSQPTHVTNAQVTAAQVAAAQATTATTTVSQSNISVAALQTAGLSINPAIINAASLGAQPQFLSSLTSTPIITSAMSNMAGITSQIITNAQGQVIGTLPLFLNQASLAGGAATSTLPLQGLQVQTVTPQLLLNTQGQIIATVGNGPATVATSTAVLPKAAAPSTLTKSNTQASVTTVNQSPVVIAPQPSLLKAATNLSSTVPITCGDMAKVGQLVSKPQQVVSSEDGINLEEIREFAKNFKIRRLSLGLTQTQVGQALTATEGPAYSQSAICRFEKLDITPKSAQKLKPVLEKWLAEAEHWNQKGQQNLMEFVGGEPSKKRKRRTSFTPQAIEVLNSYFEKNALPTGQEITEIARELNYDREVVRVWFCNRRQTLKNTSKINVFQVQ, encoded by the exons ATGTCTGGCCAAGAGACTATTCGTGTGCTAGAGGTAGAAGTCGATGCGTCTCTGCCATCGTCAGTACCTGATGGGATGAGCGAAGGCAAAGCTGAGGAGGGAGTGGCTCAGCCTGCAGAGCAACCTGAGGCTGGCAGCACACAGGATGGCCCCAGTGTGTCCCAGAGCCACGGGGGAGTAG TGCTGGGTGAGCAGCAGGTGGTGTCTATAGAGGCTCCTGCCCCTGCAGTCCAAACGCTGACTCCTGCTGTTCCCGTCAGTTTGTCCCTGCCACAACCCCAGGCCGCCATGCCCATTACTGTACAGGGCTGTCCACAG GTCCTGACCCAGGAAAGTTTGGCCACTCTGATGACTGGGATGATGGCCCAGACAGGGTCCCTGGGGCAGCCCCTACTCATCCCCCTCAGTATGGCGGGCGCCATCGGTGGCCAGGGTGGTCTGGCTGTTCTCACTTTGCCTACCACCAATGTAGCTACTCTCCCTGGGTTTGCAACAGCTAACGCGGCTGGAAACCTCCTTAAACTGCCCTTTGCTGGCCTCCAAG CTGCGACAGTCCTGAACTCGGTCCAGCCCCAActgcacacaaatgcacacacgaTGTTCCAGCCTCAAGCAGCTTCCATACAGCCAGTACAGGTGACGTCTCAGCCAACACATGTGACCAATGCACAGGTCACCGCTGCTCAGGTGGCGGCAGCCCAGGCGACCACGGCCACCACTACTGTCTCTCAGTCCAACATATCTGTAGCAGCACTCCAGACTGCCGGACTCTCCATCAATCCTGCCATT ATCAATGCTGCTTCCTTGGGAGCTCAGCCCCAGTTCCTCAGttccctcacctccactcccaTCATCACTAGTGCCATGTCCAACATGGCTGGCATCaccagccagatcatcacaaatgCCCAGGGACAG GTCATAGGAACCCTCCCGCTGTTTTTGAACCAAGCCTCTCTGGCTGGAGGGGCCGCGACATCCACCCTCCCCCTCCAGGGTCTCCAGGTCCAGACTGTCACCCCACAGCTGCTTCTCAACACCCAGGGCCAGATCATTGCCACAGTAGGGAATGGACCTGCAACGGTTGCAACTTCTACTGCAGTTCTACCCAAAGCTGCTGCTCCATCAACACTTACCAAATCTAACACACAG GCTTCGGTAACAACTGTCAATCAGTCACCAGTTGTCATCGCCCCACAGCCGTCTCTACTGAAGGCCGCCACCAATCTCTCCTCCACAGTACCTATCACCTGTGGAGACATGGCAAAAGTGGGCCAGCTTGTCAGCA AACCCCAGCAGGTAGTCAGCAGCGAGGACGGCATTAATCTGGAGGAAATTCGAGAGTTTGCCAAGAATTTCAAGATCCGTCGGCTCTCCTTGGGGCTTACTCAGACACAAGTAGGGCAGGCTCTAACTGCAACTGAGGGTCCGGCCTACAGCCAGTCTGCTATTTGCAG GTTTGAAAAGCTGGATATCACCCCAAAGAGTGCTCAGAAGCTGAAGCCGGTGTTGGAGAAATGGCTGGCTGAAGCGGAGCACTGGAATCAGAAAGGCCAGCAGAATCTGATGGAGTTTGTTGGTGGTGAACCATCCAAAAAACGCAAGCGGCGTACTAGTTTCACACCGCAGGCAATAGAAGTTCTTAACTCCTATTTTGAGAAGAATGCATTGCCAACAGGCCAAGAGATTACAGAAATTGCAAGAGAGCTAAACTATGACCGAGAGGTTGTGCGAGTATGGTTCTGCAACCGACGACAGACACTAAAAAACACGAGCAAGATCAATGTCTTCCAGGTTCAGTAG
- the pou6f1 gene encoding POU domain, class 6, transcription factor 1 isoform X4, whose protein sequence is MKNARKTETVVVQPAMNSQDLPAKDAPLTVNEQVIVMSGQETIRVLEVEVDASLPSSVPDGMSEGKAEEGVAQPAEQPEAGSTQDGPSVSQSHGGVVLGEQQVVSIEAPAPAVQTLTPAVPVSLSLPQPQAAMPITVQGCPQVLTQESLATLMTGMMAQTGSLGQPLLIPLSMAGAIGGQGGLAVLTLPTTNVATLPGFATANAAGNLLKLPFAGLQAATVLNSVQPQLHTNAHTMFQPQAASIQPVQVTSQPTHVTNAQVTAAQVAAAQATTATTTVSQSNISVAALQTAGLSINPAIINAASLGAQPQFLSSLTSTPIITSAMSNMAGITSQIITNAQGQVIGTLPLFLNQASLAGGAATSTLPLQGLQVQTVTPQLLLNTQGQIIATVGNGPATVATSTAVLPKAAAPSTLTKSNTQASVTTVNQSPVVIAPQPSLLKAATNLSSTVPITCGDMAKVGQLVSKPQQVVSSEDGINLEEIREFAKNFKIRRLSLGLTQTQVGQALTATEGPAYSQSAICRASDEKIDTTVCPMNMKLQTATV, encoded by the exons ATGAAG AATGCCAGGAAGACAGAGACTGTGGTGGTGCAGCCAGCCATGAACTCTCAGGATCTCCCTGCCAAAGATGCCCCACTTACTGTCAATGAGCAG GTCATTGTGATGTCTGGCCAAGAGACTATTCGTGTGCTAGAGGTAGAAGTCGATGCGTCTCTGCCATCGTCAGTACCTGATGGGATGAGCGAAGGCAAAGCTGAGGAGGGAGTGGCTCAGCCTGCAGAGCAACCTGAGGCTGGCAGCACACAGGATGGCCCCAGTGTGTCCCAGAGCCACGGGGGAGTAG TGCTGGGTGAGCAGCAGGTGGTGTCTATAGAGGCTCCTGCCCCTGCAGTCCAAACGCTGACTCCTGCTGTTCCCGTCAGTTTGTCCCTGCCACAACCCCAGGCCGCCATGCCCATTACTGTACAGGGCTGTCCACAG GTCCTGACCCAGGAAAGTTTGGCCACTCTGATGACTGGGATGATGGCCCAGACAGGGTCCCTGGGGCAGCCCCTACTCATCCCCCTCAGTATGGCGGGCGCCATCGGTGGCCAGGGTGGTCTGGCTGTTCTCACTTTGCCTACCACCAATGTAGCTACTCTCCCTGGGTTTGCAACAGCTAACGCGGCTGGAAACCTCCTTAAACTGCCCTTTGCTGGCCTCCAAG CTGCGACAGTCCTGAACTCGGTCCAGCCCCAActgcacacaaatgcacacacgaTGTTCCAGCCTCAAGCAGCTTCCATACAGCCAGTACAGGTGACGTCTCAGCCAACACATGTGACCAATGCACAGGTCACCGCTGCTCAGGTGGCGGCAGCCCAGGCGACCACGGCCACCACTACTGTCTCTCAGTCCAACATATCTGTAGCAGCACTCCAGACTGCCGGACTCTCCATCAATCCTGCCATT ATCAATGCTGCTTCCTTGGGAGCTCAGCCCCAGTTCCTCAGttccctcacctccactcccaTCATCACTAGTGCCATGTCCAACATGGCTGGCATCaccagccagatcatcacaaatgCCCAGGGACAG GTCATAGGAACCCTCCCGCTGTTTTTGAACCAAGCCTCTCTGGCTGGAGGGGCCGCGACATCCACCCTCCCCCTCCAGGGTCTCCAGGTCCAGACTGTCACCCCACAGCTGCTTCTCAACACCCAGGGCCAGATCATTGCCACAGTAGGGAATGGACCTGCAACGGTTGCAACTTCTACTGCAGTTCTACCCAAAGCTGCTGCTCCATCAACACTTACCAAATCTAACACACAG GCTTCGGTAACAACTGTCAATCAGTCACCAGTTGTCATCGCCCCACAGCCGTCTCTACTGAAGGCCGCCACCAATCTCTCCTCCACAGTACCTATCACCTGTGGAGACATGGCAAAAGTGGGCCAGCTTGTCAGCA AACCCCAGCAGGTAGTCAGCAGCGAGGACGGCATTAATCTGGAGGAAATTCGAGAGTTTGCCAAGAATTTCAAGATCCGTCGGCTCTCCTTGGGGCTTACTCAGACACAAGTAGGGCAGGCTCTAACTGCAACTGAGGGTCCGGCCTACAGCCAGTCTGCTATTTGCAG AGCctcagatgagaagattgataccactgtcTGTCCAatgaatatgaagctacagacaGCAACCgtttag